The Dreissena polymorpha isolate Duluth1 chromosome 10, UMN_Dpol_1.0, whole genome shotgun sequence genome includes a region encoding these proteins:
- the LOC127848305 gene encoding COP9 signalosome complex subunit 8-like, giving the protein MKMEMETTVDFQALTTDLETQELEAANGIPSAEVYGKLLGCYFLQNDLCNAKFLWKRIPAAIKTTSPELSHIWLVGQKTWQRDFPGIYEALQREWTEPYREIMAAVLDATRRRAFHLVSKAYSWINVEDFSTYVGLPVNEAVKAAQDKGWTADPHTRLVQPVKTVAEIDPVLPNEQQLSVLTDYVSFLES; this is encoded by the exons atgaaaatGGAAATGGAAACAACTGTTGATTTTCAAGCATTAACAACCGATTTAGAAACACAGGAGCTTGAA GCAGCCAATGGAATTCCAAGCGCAGAAGTATATGGGAAACTACTAGGTTGCTATTTCCTGCAAAATGATTT aTGTAATGCCAAGTTTCTGTGGAAAAGAATCCCTGCAGCTATAAAAACT ACCAGCCCTGAGCTGTCCCACATATGGTTGGTGGGACAGAAGACCTGGCAGAGAGACTTCCCTGGCATCTATGAGGCCTTGCAGAGGGAATGGACGGAGCCCTACAGGGAAATCATGGCCGCAGTACTAG ATGCGACAAGAAGGCGTGCATTTCATCTTGTCAGCAAAGCCTACTCCTGGATCAATGTTGAAGACTTCAGCACATATGTTGGCCTACCAGTCAACGAAGCAGTGAAAG CGGCCCAGGACAAAGGGTGGACAGCCGACCCCCACACCAGGCTGGTACAACCGGTCAAAACTG TGGCTGAGATTGACCCAGTGTTGCCCAATGAACAGCAGTTATCTGTGCTGACAGACTATGTGTCTTTCTTGGAGAGTTGA